ataaattataaatttcattaaattgaaTCAAATCAAATTCGTAACTTATAATATCTAATACCcttaaatgagcaattcttgtatatatatataaatatttatatttcggggatctcggaaacggctccaacaatttcgatgaaattttgtatgtaggagTTTCCGGgcatgaaaaatcgatctagcttggtcttatctctaggaaaacgcttgttacaagcccgagcaaagctcggttgcccaggtactATTCGTTATATTCGTAACTTTAACTATTAATTTCTCTCAAATTAGCCTAAATCTATCCTATAGAGAAGCTGTGCTGCGAATGCTGGAGGCAGCAGACGCGCTGAAGTATTACTATGACCAGCTGCCCTACTTCGACGCGCAGGCCGACGATCCTGAGATGAAAGGTAGGCGTCGGGTCTCATCTCGGCCTATTCTAcgtgttttagttttgtaactaagggaccccataggtatattttttttaatgtaatttttctttaatttttatgggtACTGTTATTTTGGCTCTCTGCCCTTTCTAAACTCacgtttcccaaatgtttcatttgccaaactgtttcatttcacaACTCAGGATTATCTGTAAaactaagtatattatatttttttcgtaaaactACTTATATCTTTACTTTATCTTATTAtaagtttaggttaatttttttttctctatcaattaaaaaatatattgaaataagtagtaaataatttattaattcttaTATCTTTTagtaactttcataaaacaaacctaacctaacctatttgttctataaaagcataagaaaataggtacactgagaaaaaaatttggtttcggagaaaattgagttGGAAAATGCAACATTTGACAAACAATAactctgcgaaaaggcagaatcCGCTTCCGGCcgattatgataatgatgattgtattgacacattaacttattacAGTGACAAAAAAGGTGATATTCACGCCAAAATTGGGACGGAGTCTGGAGGAACAGTACGAGGACAAACGGTCCTACGATGTAGACTTCACCCCACGGTTGGGCAGACGGCAGCCGGAAGCTGTCACCTCATCCGACGAGCAAATGTGAGTCAGTTTTGGAACTTTTAGTTAGTAGAACGAGGGTTACCGATATAAccagttgaagtggcaatggacggTCCAATAGCAGGAGAACAGATAGCGTATCAACAGGCTGGCTCCGATTCCAGCAGAGATATGCTAGGATCTGTTGCGAGGGAAGTGTTTTTCATGAgccaataaaaacgcttcatttacctcgcgtCTCTcagctcagctgtttccaccagagatgtgctgtgcgacgATGGGTAGacgaagtgtttctattggttaatgaaaaccggccaagagcgtgtaggacacgcccaaaataggtttccgtagccattacgaaaaaattaagtaagatttttctaaggatttcgtatgttgtaaggaatattccaagtttaggtatattttataccttaggctgctatttactcttaaactactaatagttctcaagaaaacttaaccgttatagtttccttgtaagtttgatatacttactaccatcctgaattttttcaaatttttccacccaccggtttagattttagaggggggacggacgctcgattttaatgaaaattcgcaattgaaagttgaatatttcgcgaacatattactgaatcgaaaaatcgtcttagccaacccctaatggttttaaaagacctatccaacgataccccacactatagggttggatgaagaaaaaaaatcacccccactttacgtctaggtgggaggaaccctaaaattttttttttgttttttttattgttccattttgtcggcatagtttatatatatatattcgtgcaaaatcacagctttctagcattgatagtccctgagctaagccgcggtcggacagacagacagacatggcgaaactgggttcagggaaccctaaaaatcacatTCCTCCCAACACATCCTCGGAAATTTTTGGTGGGAAAGCAGcgtatgtcggtgaccctcctTCGTctatatctcctcatttctgattcgatcctgAGAAACCCGGAGCATAGCtctaaatttattttgaaaaaaaataacttaaaggatttttttatttcacagatACCGCCAGGACACTGATCAAATCGACGCTAGATCCAAATTCTTCTCCCCCCGCCTTGGACGCACTGTCAAGCTTACTCCTCGACTAGGCAGATCTTTTAACTATGGTAGGTTATGGAGGTCATAGGCTAAGATTTCCACCAAATAGTACTTAATTCTGCTAGCATCGTATCGTATCGGAAAAGATACGAATGCATACGGCGACCGCCGATCGCGTCCGTCCCCGTCGGATACCATAGGACGACAGGCGAACGGAGCCGATCACAGCAtaccttttgcaggtggtaggaccttgtgcaaggtccgcccggattgctaccaccatcttgctcgctaatcctgccgtgaagcagcagtgcttgcactgttgtgtttcggcgtggagagtaagacagccggtgaaataactggcacttgaggtattccttctttggcctctaggttggcaacgcatctgcaatacccaggtgttgcagttgtctatgggtggtggtgatctcttaccatcaggagatccacttgctcgtttgccatccagttgaataaaaaaaaaaaaaaaaccttcgtaTACGCATCGCGTGTCGCGGAAGACGCTAGCAGTGAAGCTGCTGCGAGCGTCTTATATATAGACTTTAAACACTGTACACATGGTTTATTATCTGCGGGTATTATCCATTTTTATACCCGACAAAATTTTTACTCGGTGCTCT
The sequence above is a segment of the Choristoneura fumiferana chromosome 9, NRCan_CFum_1, whole genome shotgun sequence genome. Coding sequences within it:
- the LOC141430750 gene encoding PBAN-type neuropeptides-like; amino-acid sequence: MAVQKELILCLVVLNPFLMANGETLKGDNFDRNIRSGRAGVVFKPILGKRTFTENNREAVLRMLEAADALKYYYDQLPYFDAQADDPEMKVTKKVIFTPKLGRSLEEQYEDKRSYDVDFTPRLGRRQPEAVTSSDEQIYRQDTDQIDARSKFFSPRLGRTVKLTPRLGRSFNYEMYPSKIRLARSTNNTKSN